One genomic window of Phoenix dactylifera cultivar Barhee BC4 chromosome 6, palm_55x_up_171113_PBpolish2nd_filt_p, whole genome shotgun sequence includes the following:
- the LOC103705246 gene encoding cytochrome P450 81Q32-like, whose protein sequence is MESICSYPRPLRFVPPPSPCQSLPLPLPFFKEEPITPKPSSLPIIGHLHLFKKPLHRTLAGLSARYGPALLLRFGSRPVVVVSSAPLAEECFTKNDIAFANRPQLPSNRRLTYNFTTLASAPYGPHWRNLRRIATVELLSSARLQSLSDIRAEEVRALMSRLFRESGGRHAEFAKVELKPRLFGLTLNVMMRTIAGKKYYRENMASSEESAQFMEMVEQLLAVVGASNLADFLPILRVLDFQGLNRRIDRLDKKRDEILQGLIDEHRRKGGGEGEESSNKKTIIGVLHSLQDKDPEYYTDQFIKSFITKTLFVAGTDTSTETLEWAMSLLLNNPEALQKARLEIDAWVAEKRLLEEHDLPKLPYLNGIINETLRLCPVAPLLLPHESQEDSVLGGYDIPRGAILLVNAWAIHRDPNVWAEPTKFMPERFLGGRAERGMALPFGMGRRKCPGEGLAMRVTGLALGAMIQCFEWERVGGEEVDMSEGSAVTLPKAIPLVAMCRPRQSTAEVLGRL, encoded by the exons ATGGAGTCCATATGTTCCTACCCTCGCCCTCTCCGTTTcgttcctcctccttctccttgtcaaagtcttcctcttcccctccccttcttcaaagaAGAACCTATCACCCCCAAGCCCTCCTCTCTTCCAATCATCGGCCATCTCCACCTCTTCAAGAAGCCCCTCCACCGCACCCTCGCCGGCCTCTCCGCCCGGTACGGCcccgccctcctcctccgcttCGGCTCCCGCCCGGTTGTCGTCGTCTCCTCCGCCCCCCTCGCCGAGGAGTGCTTCACAAAGAATGACATCGCCTTCGCCAACCGCCCCCAGCTCCCCTCGAACCGCCGCCTCACCTATAACTTCACCACACTCGCCTCCGCCCCCTACGGTCCCCACTGGCGCAACCTCCGCCGCATCGCCACCGTCGAGCTCCTCTCCTCCGCCCGCCTCCAATCCCTTTCCGACATccgagccgaggaggtccgggCTTTGATGAGCCGGCTGTTCCGCGAATCCGGTGGCAGGCATGCCGAGTTTGCGAAGGTGGAGCTCAAGCCGAGGCTGTTCGGGTTGACGCTGAACGTGATGATGAGGACCATCGCCGGGAAGAAGTATTATAGAGAGAACATGGCAAGCTCCGAGGAGTCGGCACAGTTCATGGAGATGGTGGAGCAGCTCTTGGCGGTGGTTGGTGCGTCGAATCTCGCCGACTTCCTTCCAATACTGAGGGTGTTAGACTTCCAGGGGCTGAACCGGAGGATCGATAGACTcgacaagaagagagatgaGATCTTGCAAGGACTGATTGATGAGCACCGAAGGAAGGGCGGCGGTGAAGGCGAAGAGAGCAGCAATAAGAAGACCATCATCGGCGTTCTGCACTCTTTGCAAGACAAAGATCCCGAGTATTACACCGACCAGTTCATCAAGTCCTTCATCACG AAGACCTTATTCGTTGCAGGGACCGACACATCGACAGAGACATTGGAGTGGGCGATGTCGCTGCTGCTAAACAATCCGGAGGCACTGCAGAAGGCCAGGCTGGAGATTGATGCGTGGGTAGCGGAAAAGCGCTTGCTGGAAGAACATGACCTCCCCAAGCTTCCTTATCTCAACGGGATCATCAACGAAACGCTTAGATTGTGCCCTGTCGCCCCACTCCTACTACCTCACGAATCGCAGGAAGACTCCGTCCTCGGAGGCTACGACATTCCCCGTGGCGCGATACTATTGGTCAACGCATGGGCCATCCACAGGGATCCAAACGTATGGGCGGAGCCGACCAAGTTCATGCCGGAGAGATTCTTGGGAGGTAGAGCGGAGCGTGGGATGGCGCTTCCCTttgggatggggaggaggaagtGTCCAGGGGAAGGGCTTGCGATGAGGGTGACGGGGTTGGCGCTGGGAGCCATGATCCAATGTTTTGAGTGGGAAAGGGTGGGAGGAGAGGAGGTGGACATGAGCGAAGGGAGCGCGGTGACGCTTCCAAAGGCTATTCCCCTCGTGGCGATGTGTCGGCCGCGTCAGAGCACGGCAGAGGTTCTTGGACGGCTTTGA